A part of Arthrobacter dokdonellae genomic DNA contains:
- a CDS encoding GNAT family N-acetyltransferase, translating to MELATARLVLREYTTSDFAAVHAFASDARTLEFVDWCPNSDRDTRDFLEFCRARASEVPRTNRTLAITLDSEVIGSIGLTVKARVGKDGGREAEIGYTLHPDRWGKGHATEAAVALVDFGLSQLHLARITATCRPENTASAGVLQKIGMRQVGLLKNDRLIRGAWMDSLVFAIEAEASPPRPLNGPAANRPLRDGPLPCASMNTAGACGGRPRAWPMATRA from the coding sequence ATGGAATTGGCCACCGCGCGTCTGGTGCTGCGCGAATACACAACCTCCGACTTTGCCGCCGTCCACGCCTTTGCGTCGGACGCGCGGACGCTGGAATTTGTGGACTGGTGCCCCAACTCGGACCGGGATACCCGCGACTTCCTCGAATTCTGCCGCGCACGGGCCAGCGAGGTCCCGCGTACGAACCGCACTCTCGCCATAACGCTGGACAGCGAGGTCATCGGCTCCATCGGCCTGACGGTCAAGGCACGGGTGGGCAAGGACGGAGGCCGCGAAGCGGAAATCGGCTACACCCTCCACCCGGACCGGTGGGGCAAGGGCCATGCCACGGAGGCGGCCGTGGCGCTCGTTGACTTTGGGTTATCCCAGCTGCACCTCGCCCGCATCACGGCGACCTGCCGGCCCGAAAACACCGCGTCCGCCGGTGTGCTGCAAAAAATCGGCATGAGACAAGTGGGCCTGCTGAAGAACGACCGGCTGATCCGCGGCGCGTGGATGGACTCCCTGGTGTTTGCCATCGAGGCCGAAGCCAGCCCACCCCGTCCGCTCAACGGGCCTGCGGCGAATCGGCCCCTGAGAGACGGCCCGCTCCCGTGCGCGTCGATGAACACGGCCGGCGCGTGTGGGGGAAGGCCGCGGGCTTGGCCAATGGCCACCCGTGCCTGA
- a CDS encoding sunset domain-containing protein → MNTSVRAGRLALRRFMLIAAATLAVLAPALAVPAQAEAATAGNSRVSAFAAGPASVVKGKTITLSAQAQKLAGNRWANTGTVTATVYFDPDGSAPNKAFRTVRSNARGYVKLGIPAAVSGKWSLRLPGQAALKASSSGAKYVKVAPAPKPASSKPASKWNCPAWAPIKGNAPSRIYHLKGQRFYNKTTPEICFTTESAARNAGYRKSKV, encoded by the coding sequence TTGAACACCTCTGTCCGCGCCGGCCGGCTTGCCCTGCGCCGTTTCATGTTGATTGCCGCCGCCACCCTGGCGGTCCTGGCCCCAGCCCTAGCAGTGCCGGCCCAGGCAGAGGCGGCGACAGCCGGCAACAGCCGCGTGTCCGCCTTTGCCGCCGGCCCCGCCAGCGTTGTCAAGGGGAAGACCATCACCCTTTCGGCACAGGCCCAAAAACTCGCGGGAAACCGTTGGGCGAACACTGGAACGGTCACGGCAACCGTCTATTTTGATCCCGACGGTTCGGCGCCCAACAAGGCCTTCCGCACGGTCCGCAGCAATGCCCGCGGATACGTGAAACTGGGGATCCCGGCCGCAGTATCCGGAAAGTGGTCGCTGCGCCTTCCCGGGCAGGCGGCCCTGAAGGCTTCGTCCAGCGGTGCCAAGTATGTGAAGGTGGCGCCGGCGCCGAAGCCGGCGTCGTCAAAGCCCGCCAGCAAGTGGAACTGCCCGGCCTGGGCGCCCATCAAGGGCAACGCGCCGAGCAGGATCTACCACCTGAAGGGTCAGAGGTTCTACAACAAGACCACGCCCGAAATCTGCTTCACGACCGAGTCGGCGGCGCGCAACGCCGGATACCGCAAGTCCAAGGTCTAA
- a CDS encoding response regulator, with protein MSIRVLVADDQAMVRQGFAALLGAQTDIEVVGQAENGAVAVELAAACHPDVVLMDVRMPVMDGLEAARRILVRAGGAEPVHVLMLTTFDVDDYVYDALRIGASGFLFKDALADELVAAVRIVAGGEALLAPSVTKRLIERFAESTARPALSRDRLDGLTERELEVMTLVGRGLSNHEIAAELFIAQQTVKTHVSKILGKLDLRDRVQMVVLAYDTGLVEPGI; from the coding sequence ATGAGCATCCGCGTTTTGGTCGCGGACGACCAGGCCATGGTCCGGCAAGGATTCGCGGCCCTGCTGGGCGCACAAACGGACATAGAGGTGGTGGGCCAGGCGGAGAACGGTGCCGTGGCGGTGGAACTGGCCGCTGCATGCCATCCGGACGTAGTGCTCATGGACGTGCGCATGCCAGTCATGGACGGGCTGGAGGCCGCCCGGCGCATTCTGGTCCGGGCTGGCGGGGCAGAACCGGTGCACGTGCTGATGCTGACCACCTTCGACGTGGACGACTACGTCTACGACGCCCTGCGGATCGGCGCCAGCGGCTTCCTGTTCAAGGATGCGCTCGCCGACGAACTCGTGGCGGCCGTGCGGATCGTGGCCGGCGGAGAGGCCTTGTTGGCGCCATCCGTGACCAAGCGGCTGATTGAGCGGTTCGCGGAGTCCACGGCCCGCCCCGCATTGTCACGGGACCGGCTTGACGGGCTGACTGAGCGCGAACTGGAAGTCATGACGCTGGTGGGACGCGGGCTCTCCAACCACGAAATCGCCGCGGAGCTCTTCATCGCCCAGCAGACCGTGAAGACGCACGTGAGCAAGATTCTGGGCAAGCTGGACCTGCGGGACCGGGTGCAGATGGTGGTGCTCGCCTACGATACCGGGCTCGTGGAGCCCGGTATCTGA
- a CDS encoding YajQ family cyclic di-GMP-binding protein, with amino-acid sequence MASESTFDVVSKVDKQEVANALNQAQKEVAQRYDFKGVGAEIDFSGEKILLKANSEERVMAVMDVFESKLIKRGISLKSLDAGEPYASGKEYRLEASIKEGIAQDVAKKINKLIRDEGPKGVKSTIQGDELRVSSKSRDDLQSVMALLRKFEDADLQFVNMR; translated from the coding sequence ATGGCAAGTGAGTCAACGTTTGACGTCGTCAGCAAGGTGGACAAGCAGGAAGTCGCCAACGCGCTGAACCAGGCCCAGAAGGAAGTGGCCCAGCGCTACGACTTCAAGGGTGTGGGGGCCGAGATCGACTTCAGCGGCGAGAAGATCCTGCTCAAGGCAAACTCTGAAGAGCGCGTCATGGCTGTCATGGACGTCTTTGAGTCGAAGCTGATCAAGCGCGGCATTTCGCTGAAGTCGCTCGACGCCGGCGAACCGTACGCGTCCGGCAAGGAGTACCGGCTGGAGGCCTCCATCAAGGAAGGCATCGCCCAGGACGTGGCCAAGAAGATCAACAAGCTGATCCGCGACGAGGGCCCCAAGGGTGTGAAGTCCACCATCCAGGGGGATGAACTGCGTGTGAGCTCCAAGAGCCGCGACGACCTGCAATCCGTCATGGCCCTGCTGCGCAAGTTTGAGGACGCGGACCTGCAATTCGTCAACATGCGCTGA
- a CDS encoding VOC family protein — translation MTEIPAGAPCWIDLMTSDPAKAKEFYTALFGWTYEVGDEEKYGGYTTAFKDGKSVAGLMQSDQDDAGYPDMWSTYLRVGDIDATVAAATAAGGVTYMAPMDVPEQGKMAMLGDPGGASVGVWEFGGHTGFQAHAVDGAASWHELWTKDYPGALKFYQDVFGWKTAVMSDTAEFKYSTVGEGQDAVAGVLDATNDLPGHLPSTWQVYFQVADADASVATALSLGATVIQAAEDTPFGRLAGLTDPTGAMFKIIQPPAR, via the coding sequence ATGACTGAAATCCCCGCAGGTGCACCATGCTGGATTGACCTGATGACCTCGGATCCGGCCAAGGCCAAGGAGTTCTACACCGCCCTGTTCGGCTGGACCTATGAGGTGGGGGACGAAGAAAAGTACGGCGGCTACACCACGGCGTTCAAGGACGGCAAGTCCGTGGCCGGTTTGATGCAGAGCGACCAGGACGACGCCGGGTACCCGGACATGTGGTCCACGTACCTTCGCGTCGGGGACATTGACGCGACGGTTGCCGCGGCGACCGCGGCGGGCGGCGTCACCTACATGGCGCCCATGGACGTCCCCGAGCAGGGCAAGATGGCCATGCTGGGCGATCCCGGCGGCGCATCCGTGGGCGTGTGGGAATTTGGCGGACACACCGGCTTCCAGGCGCACGCCGTCGACGGCGCGGCGAGCTGGCACGAGCTCTGGACCAAGGACTACCCGGGCGCCCTCAAGTTCTACCAGGACGTCTTCGGCTGGAAGACCGCCGTCATGAGCGACACTGCGGAGTTCAAGTACTCCACGGTGGGCGAGGGCCAGGACGCCGTGGCCGGCGTCCTGGACGCCACGAACGACCTCCCCGGGCACCTCCCCTCCACGTGGCAGGTCTACTTCCAGGTGGCCGACGCCGATGCCTCGGTTGCGACGGCACTCTCCCTGGGCGCCACCGTGATCCAGGCCGCCGAGGATACGCCGTTTGGCCGCCTGGCCGGGCTGACCGACCCCACCGGGGCCATGTTCAAGATCATCCAGCCGCCGGCACGATAG
- a CDS encoding MFS transporter, with translation MAENTAQEIEDVLVDEKRSMLKQPKAVWAVAFAAVFAFMGIGLVDPILPAIAKNLQATPSQVSLLFTSYFLVTAIAMLITGFVSSRIGGKKTLLIGLFVIVVFSALSGLSNTVDALVGFRAGWGLGNALFVATSLAVMVGVASGGAATAIILYEAALGLGLSLGPLMGALLGGWQWRAPFFGTATAMAVAFILVVVLLPKSPVPAVKTRLRDPLVALGHKGLRTTAGSALFYNYGFFTILAFVPFILGFNAYGIGAVFFGWGVAVAVFSVFVAPIVQRRFGPVKSLTGSLLGLMVVLAGLALAAGHSVTVIVVLTIVSGALLGINNTLFTEMAMAVSDSPRPVASAGYNFVRWMGGALAPFLAAKIAEHSSASITFLVAAAMVLVSAAVIFGGRKYLAAHEPEGV, from the coding sequence ATGGCAGAAAACACTGCCCAGGAAATCGAGGACGTCCTCGTCGACGAGAAACGGTCCATGCTCAAGCAGCCGAAGGCCGTGTGGGCCGTTGCCTTTGCGGCCGTCTTCGCGTTCATGGGGATCGGCCTGGTGGACCCGATCCTGCCGGCCATCGCCAAAAACCTGCAGGCCACGCCGAGCCAGGTCTCACTGCTGTTCACCAGCTACTTCCTGGTGACGGCCATTGCCATGCTGATCACGGGATTTGTCTCCTCCCGCATCGGGGGCAAGAAGACACTGCTGATCGGGCTGTTCGTCATCGTGGTCTTCTCCGCACTCTCCGGCCTGTCCAACACGGTCGACGCGCTGGTCGGTTTCCGTGCCGGCTGGGGGCTGGGCAACGCCCTGTTCGTGGCGACCTCGCTGGCCGTGATGGTGGGCGTGGCCTCGGGTGGCGCCGCGACCGCCATCATTCTCTATGAGGCGGCCCTGGGCCTGGGCCTGTCGCTCGGCCCGCTCATGGGCGCGCTGCTGGGCGGCTGGCAGTGGCGGGCGCCATTCTTCGGCACCGCAACGGCCATGGCGGTGGCCTTCATCCTGGTGGTCGTGCTGCTGCCGAAGTCTCCCGTTCCTGCGGTGAAGACCCGGCTGCGGGACCCGCTGGTGGCGCTGGGCCACAAGGGTCTGCGCACCACCGCCGGCAGCGCCCTGTTTTACAACTACGGTTTCTTCACCATCCTGGCGTTTGTGCCGTTCATCCTGGGCTTCAACGCCTACGGCATCGGTGCGGTGTTCTTTGGCTGGGGCGTGGCTGTAGCGGTGTTCTCCGTGTTCGTGGCCCCGATTGTGCAGCGCCGCTTCGGCCCGGTGAAGTCGCTTACCGGGTCGCTGCTTGGCCTGATGGTGGTGCTGGCCGGGCTGGCGCTGGCCGCCGGGCATTCGGTGACGGTGATCGTGGTCCTGACCATCGTCTCCGGCGCGCTGCTGGGCATCAACAACACGCTGTTCACCGAAATGGCCATGGCCGTCTCCGATTCCCCGCGTCCCGTGGCGAGTGCCGGTTATAACTTTGTGCGCTGGATGGGCGGCGCCCTGGCGCCGTTCCTGGCCGCAAAAATTGCCGAACACTCCTCCGCGTCCATCACCTTCCTGGTGGCCGCCGCCATGGTGCTGGTCAGCGCCGCGGTGATCTTTGGCGGGCGCAAGTACCTCGCCGCCCATGAGCCTGAGGGCGTCTAA
- a CDS encoding MarR family winged helix-turn-helix transcriptional regulator, protein MSEDFEKLAGRYRDILRQAVYLSRSIDAEGELSTNQVSTLNMISAQPMRVSAIAKYAGIRVPSATEQVIKLEAAGLVQRMPDESDARAVLVHLTETGRKVLIEANRRRNANMAAALETLSAGEKQAINDAIPAIAKLNAALKS, encoded by the coding sequence ATGAGTGAAGATTTCGAGAAACTGGCCGGCCGCTACCGCGACATCCTGCGCCAGGCTGTCTACCTTTCGCGGTCGATCGACGCTGAAGGCGAGCTGAGCACCAACCAGGTCAGCACCTTGAACATGATCTCCGCCCAACCGATGCGCGTCAGTGCCATCGCCAAGTACGCGGGGATCCGTGTGCCAAGCGCCACGGAGCAGGTCATCAAGCTTGAGGCTGCGGGGCTGGTCCAGCGGATGCCTGATGAATCGGACGCCCGGGCCGTGCTGGTCCACCTCACTGAGACCGGCAGGAAGGTGCTCATCGAAGCGAACAGGCGGCGAAACGCCAATATGGCGGCGGCCCTGGAAACGCTCTCGGCCGGGGAAAAACAGGCCATCAATGACGCCATCCCCGCCATCGCCAAACTCAATGCGGCGCTGAAGTCCTGA